The genomic interval TACAACTCTTCGTATTGTTTGTGGGTgaatgtggttttgttttttttttgtttttttgacgagaagtctcactctctcacccagactagagtgctatggcatcatcctagctcacagcaatctcaaattcctgggttcaagcaatcctccttcccatgtagctgggactataagtacccACCACTATGTCCTCTAACTTTTTcgatttttaatagagacagagtctcacatttgctcagattggtctccaactcctgagctcaagcgattctcccaccttggcctcccagagggctaggataacaggtgtgagcccccatgctGACCTGTGGTATGTTCTTGATGCTTCTTCCATATTGTGGAACTGGCTTGATCTTGTGGTATCAAGAACATGCTGGAATCACCTGTGTTGTTGATCAAAGTGTGTGGctaatgagtcacaaaggacacTCTGTTCATCAGAGGTATAGAACTAGCCGGATCCTGTGGTAACAGCAAGTACATGTTGGAATCATTGATATTGATAAGAGTCTGGTTGGGGATTCTCTGAGACCATTATGCTCATCAGGGTTTTTGAAATCAGTTATGAATCCCCTTGGAGTGCCCATTTTCAATCCTGCTTGGTGTGTCTCTCTGGAAATGCAGTTTCTTTAGTGTTCTCATATAGATATTGTATATATGTTGTTATATTTgcacctaagtatttcatttgggGGGCCACTATTGtaaatagtatatttttaatttcaaattccactcaCTCATTGCTGGCATATGGGAAGGTGATAGACTTTTTATACTTACCTATATCTTACGACCTTGCTATAATCATTTATTAACTacaagagggtttttttttatttatttatttttattaaaccatagctgtgtacattagtatgatcgtggggcaccatacatttgttgattcttttggattttccACATAggcaatcatgtcatctgcatataaaaacaatttcattattttcttctccatCAGCATACCTGCTATTTCCTCTTCATATCTTATTGTGTTAGAGaggacttccagtacaatgttgaagaAGAGTAATGAGAAGTGACATTCTTGCCTTCTCctgaaattcattcttttttttttttttttgaaacagagttttactttgtcacccttggcagagtaccatggcgtcacagctcacagcaacctcaaactcctgggcttaagtaattctcttgcctcagcctcccaagtaacagggactacaggcacccaccacaaagcctggctgttttttttagagacaaggtcttgctctggctcaggctggtcttaaaccagcaatccacctgcctcggcctcccaagtgctgggattacaggcatgagccaccgtgcccagcctgaagttcattcttttctattccaagtgtctactgTATGAATATTCCATCAATTGTTTATCCTTTTTCCTATTGATGAACTTGTGGACTGTTACCTATTTGAGGCTCTGATGAATGAAGCTCCATGAATTTTCTTGTATGTCTTTTGTGGACATGTTTTAATTTTGCTTAGGGAAACTCCTAGGAGTCAAATTCCTAGGTCTTACAATAGATGAATATTTAACATTATAAGAAACTGctttccaaagtagctgtacTACTTCATgcttccaccagcaatgtatgagaattTCAATTGTTCCATGAGCTCACCAACATTTAGGGTTCTCAGTCTCTTTTAACTTGGTCATTATAGTAAATGTATAGCAATATcctattatatcttttttttccaaaaaaaaagggggggtttGCAAGTCAAATATTGAGGAgccagaaaagcaaaacaaacaaaaaaacccacaaaacaaaaaaaacacacacaagttTTTATTGAGATGTTTAAGTTTTTATTGAgatttatgtattaaaaaattcagtcatttaaattatacaaaatgGCCTATATTCACAAGATTGTGCATCCATCTCCACAATCAATTTTAGCTCATTTTCTCTCATTACCTCAAAAAGAAACCCTGCATTCCTCAGTCATCACCACCCCCCAACATTCTCCATTCTCCCTCCAAGCCCTGGGCAGCTACTAACTACTTTCTAACTCTGTAAGTTTGcaattctggacatttcatataaatggaattggaCAATGCATGTTCCTTTGTGActgatttcttttacttagcaatatatatatgtatattcaagATTcttgatggatgtgttacttagttcaatgtaagcatttcacattgtatattgaagcagtatgaaccctataaatgcatcaatgtacagagttatgatttaataaaaaataatttaaaaaaagattcttttacaCTGTAGTCAAAGAATTTACCACGTTTTATTATCCATTAGTcaattgatagacatttgggttgtttctactttttggctattatgaatactgctgctatgaatattcattaaCAATTTTCTTGTGTGGAcgtatattttcatttctctctgtctctcttttcttttagagacagagcctcactctgtcgccctcagtatagtgctgtagcatcacagctcacagcaacctccaactcctggggtggcatcacagctcacagcaacctccaactcctgggcttaggcaattctcttgcttcagcctcctaagtagctgagactacaggcacccatcacaatgcccagtttattttcatttctcttgagaatatatctaggagtggaattggtggacatgaaaaatatttatacaggCAAAATTCAAGGGAAGGAAATGATGGAGAATGTTTAGAAATCAGCAAAACTATAgggttttaaaaaagttttatatttaattgacaaatattCAGTTTGACAAAGGTATACATTACACTAAATACAAAGTTGAAATTAAGATTGGAACAGGTCATTCAAagtaaaatcatgaaaaaaacataaaatcatgaAGTATTTTAAATACCAAAATTAAGGAGTCTGGAtggacacaaaataataataataatagcaactgAAACTTGTTCATACTGTATTAATGACCTTAATACAGTATTTAATATTGTGACAATCTTGCCAAACAAAtattattatccatattttacagatgaggaaattgaagttcATAGGATAAAGTGAATTGCCTAAGGTTAGCTGTTAACCTCGGTAATTTTAGAACAAGGACTTCAGcctaatacttctttttttttcccctacattatattgctttatatttttgagataacATGAATATATAAACATGTCCTATGTATGAACATCATTATAGCATGAACATTTTCCCATGTTGttggaaatgctttttttttaaattcagtctcCATGGAGACTGTCAAAAATTGCCAGTGCTGACTATATACCAAGTCATCATGGTGAGGTATTGGGAAAATTAGCAACACTCGCACCTCGCACCTGTGATAAACCTCATTTGCTCTGATACTGCCACTGCACAAAGTGAAATTCTTCTTAAGTGAGAttatgaaaatttgagaaaggaaatagcagaagacatcaacaaatgttagaacttaccatgctcaggcctgggaaggatcaacatcgttaaaatgtccataccacccaaagcactctatagatttaatgcaatccccatcaaagcaccaatgttatactttaaagatcttgaaaaagtagtactttgattcatatggaaccagaaaaaaccctgaatagcaaatacagttcttagaaattaaaaaaaaaaaatctggaggcatccgttgccagacttcaggttatattacaaggcaatagtgatcagaacagcatggtactggcacaaatatagagacacagatctatgaaataggatagagaatctagagatgaacccagccatatatcatcatttaatctttgataagcctaccAAAAACATGCAAAgggggaaagaatccttatttaacaaatggtgctgggagaactggttatccacatgcaggaaactgaaactggacccacacttctcaccattgacaaaaattgattctcattggataaaagatttaaatttaagatacaaaacaataaaaattctagaagagagtgtggggaaaacacttgaagatattggcctgggaaaaaactttatgagaaaGATCCACCTAGCCATTGCAGCAACACCAAGAATAAATAACTGGGaattgatcaagctaaaaaggtTTTGCACAACTAGGAGTACCACAAACAGAGCAaacacacagccctcagaatgggagaagatttttgcatgttatgaatttgacaaaggcctgataactaaaatctatagagaactcaaatttaacaataagaaaagtgcaaacaatccTCTCTACAAGTGAGCAAGAGATCTGAACGGAAACTTCCccaaggatgacagatgaatggccaacaaacacatgaaaaaatgctcattgtctttaatcatcagagaaatgcaaatcaaaaccattctaaagtatcacctaaccctagcaagattagcccacatcacaaagtcccaaaacaccagatgctggggatatggagagaagggaacacttctacactgctggtgggattgcaaactaatacagcccttttggagagaagtatggagaaacctcaacaATCTAAatgtagatcttccatttgaccctgcaatcccattattgggtatctacccagaagaacaaaaaacattttgccacaaagacatttgcgttagaatgtttattgcagctcaatacataattgccaagtcgtgcaAGCAACCTttgtgcccatcaactcatgaatggatcaacaaactgtggtatatgtataccacggaataatatgcagccattaaaaatgatagagactgggcggtacctgtggctcagtgggtagggcgctggccccatataccaagggtggtgagttcaaccccagccccggccaaactgcaacaaaaaaatagctgggcgttgtggcaggcacctgtggtctcagctactcggaggctgaggcaaaagaatcgcctaaacccaggagttggaagttgctgtgagctgtgatgccatcgcactctactgagggtgataaagtgagactatgtctctaaaaaaaaaaaaatgatagagactttacatcttttatttatttatttattttttgtagtttttggccagggctgggcttaaacccaccacctccggcatatggggccggcgccctactcctttgagccacaggcgctgcccgagactttacatcttttacatttacctggatggagctgaaatacattgttctggctcagagcccgtagctcagtggttaggatgccggccacatatgccaaggCTGGCAGtctgaacctggcctgggcttgccaaacaacaatgacaactacaacaaccacCCAGccagggtgggcacctgtagtctcagctacttaggaagctgaggcaagagaaacacttaagcccaagagtttgaggttgctgtgagctgggacaccacagcactctaccgaggatgacatagtgaaactctgtctcaaaaaaaaaaaaaagaaagaaagaaatacattcttcttagtaaagtattgcaagaatggaaaaataaatatccaacatactctatactaatacgaaatcaatacataaacattacatgttcctaagaacaataaaacactattatagtccagtttggggataGAGGGAAGCTGGAATGGGGAGAGGAAGGCAGGACCTcagctaatgtgcacattgtgaggatgtataaaatgccccctgggtgaggggctcttctacaaatggaactttacctgAAGTGAGAACAAGGTAACCTAAattctgtaccctcatattaatttgaataaagttaaaaaaaaagaaattcgggcggcgccagtggctcagtcggtagggcgccggccccacatgccgagggtggcgggttcaaacccggccccggccaaactgcaaccaaaaaatagccaggcgttgtggcaggcgcctgtggtcccagctgctcgggaggctgaggcaggagaatcgcttaaacccaggagttggaggttgctgtgagctgtgtgaggccacggcactctgccgagggccataaagtgagactctgtctctacaaaaaaaaaaaaaaaaaagaaattcttcttaaataatatttttatttaagttgCTGCAATATATATATGATAGCAGCGATATGTATGAGGTAGCTGTATCATAGAATACAGGGCTTGTGATATTATGTTTTATaatgttgttttttaatattataaataatgctgtaatAAATGTTTGTAAACCAATTTATCCTCTTACCAGCAGTTTAAGGATGCTTTTCTTATCTCATATGCCACATATTGAATATTCTCAAGTTTTTGGTAGTGACAATTacatatgattatttttctttaataatcagtaaagttcaacatttttcatgtgtttgcttgccatctatatattttttgccccttttatcattttgagttttagttatgtttatatataaaggctgTTAATTTTTGCTGTgataattttggaataatttattgTTCCTTTTGCTGCCCCAGAGCCTCCTGGCCAGGAAACAAACTTCAACTGAAAGTTAATATGTTGGTTTGACAACTGTCAATTGAGAGCCATGGAAACAAACTCccaataagataaatagaatgaaaatattcTCAGATCAGCTCAACACCTATAGCTCccacggctaaggcgccagccacatgcactgcatctggtgggtttgaatccagccccggccgccaaacaacaatgacaattacaagtGGAAGGtagtgggcgttgtggcgggcgcctgtagtctcagctgattgggaggctgaggcaagagaatcgcttaagcccaggagtttgaggttactgtgagctgtgacaccagggcactctacctagagcgacagcttaagactctgtctcaaaaaaaaaaaaaaaaaaaaaaatatatatatatatataatgtgtgtataaTTTGAGATAATTAATTTGAGGTTGTTTTTTTCTCAGCAGAAGCACCTCTAAATTTTCATGCTAATAAAGGAGAGTGGAGAGGTAGCTAAAATAGACATGAACATTGTATCATTCAAGTCTAAATTATGTTCTTTTCAGGTTCATATAAAAACAGTGACAATTTCCCAAGGTTGTGGCTGAGGGATAATTAGAATTCTAGCACCCTGCTGCAGTGAGATGCTCCTCCGGGTCCACAGTGTCACCTGCCCATCTGCCATGTAGGGTAGGGGACCTCAGGATTTCCAGGCTCAGGATACCAGGACACCTAGAGAAATGAAGGTAAACCAGAGAACTTTTTTCCAACATAGAATTTGCACTTCTGGACCTGTCCTAAATATGAACAATTTTCTGCCTGTAAGTTCCAGACCCAGGAATATTTGAGAAGGACTGAATAAATAGGGAAATCATTTTTTGTGATTTCCTTGACACCTTTTTAACTTAAGATGGCTAAGAGgaactgttttttttcttgctctccTAAGTTAAAGAatcaaagtgaaattaaaaactgTCATGGTACTTTGTGCCCCTTTCATATAAGGAAGTTTATAGCTCCATTCTCCATCCTCTAAGCATATATGGTGCTTTCCTCTTATATGTTATAATACCTACCAGCTAAGTCaatataaattctttcttttttttttttttttttgaggcagagtttcatttcatcgcccttggtagaatgccatggcatcacagctcacagcaacctccaactcctgggcttaggtgattctgttgcctcagcctcccgagtaactgagactacaggtgccggctacaatgcctggctatttttttgttgttgttgcagtttggccggggccgggttcaaatctgccaccctcagtatatggggctggcaccctacccactgagccacaggcaccgtcctataCATTCTATTGTATACATAGATCCATAGATCATATACTTACTTAGAATTTCTAACTTGTCACTAACCTAATACATCTTGATATCAAGATTGCACTTTCCCACATTTCTACTAGGCAGCCTTGTTTTATGGGCAGTAGTGAGCTACTGAGAGTATTAAAGTAGCATGTGACATAATTATAGTCATGGGATATGTGCAAGATGAACCAATCACCATTCTCTTGTAGTTATCAACAGTGAGATGGGCTCTGACCATTTCTCTCCAAAATTCTCTCTCCCTAATCCAGACTTACTCTGCACTCCTGAAGCTCTCCCCATAGTGCAGCATTCTCTACAGAAATACAGTATTTCAGTTCTACATTTTTGTCTTAATAGGGCTCCCTTTTCTTTGGCAGAACATGAATGATATGGCAGCTGGCCTAAGTCTTAAACCGCAGTGACATCTACCAGGGTATAAGTAGGAGGGCAGTTGCCAGGGAACCCTGAGTTTTTGGATGGTTCCATAATGAAGTCCAGGGTCTGGAGGAAATAGTTAAACATACCTAGATAGTTAAAAAGGTAGAAAGCTGGTCTCGAGGTAGAGCCATCTTTAGTTGCAATTAAGGGTACCTTCCAAAAGAAATCTTGAATCTTATTCCTTGAAGAGTACAATAGACTGAATATgtcttggcagcgcctgtggctcaaaggagtagggcgctggccccatatgctggaggtggcaggttcaaacccagccccagccaaaaactgcaaaaaaaaaaaattatgtcttccacaaaaattcatgtgttaaaatCTAATCCCAATGTGATGGAatttagaggaaaggcttttcaGAAgggattaggtcatgaggactcACCAAGAGAGTCCAGAGACACACCAGAGAGATCCCTCACTTTTACGTCCCAGTGAAGACAGTGAAAACATGGCCCCCTTTGAACTAAGAAACGGCCCTTCACCAGATACCAAGTGGCCGGTGCTCTGATCTAGGACTTCCTcatctccaaaactgtgagaaataactttttgttgtaaaagccacccaatctatggtagtttgttacagcagccaaatGAACTATGACAAAGAGTAAACCCTGCAGTTGATAAACTAAGGAGACATTGCAGAGCCAATGAAGAGGACTGGCACGTGTACAGGCTTCTGTTCCATGCACCAATCACTTCTGAACCATGTCTAGATGAGCTGTCCATATCTGAAAACATCTGGTCTCATTCAGAACTTTCACAACGGACAGGGTGCTGGGACAGGAATAGAGGCACTTGGTCACTGGCCAGGGAGGGCCAAGGCAGGGAGCAGCTTAGCCCTCCTCTCAGGCAATCCTACATGCCTCTTTCTGAGAAGCCCCTCGGGTGCAacactcctttcttttctcctcagtGGAAAGATCCTGGGGCAGTATTTGGGGAGACACAGGCGTGGAAGGAGACCGGGTGAATACATAGCTTGCCTGGTTCTGAGCTCTTCCGGTGATTCTCTCTCGGGCTCAGAAAAGATGAGGGATTGAGAGGCAGGTTAGGGAGGTCAGAGCATCTTAATGACTAAAGCAGTATGGGTCTGAAAAGGAATTAAGAACGTAGACTGTAGTTACACTTCTGGGCAGTCCTAGCTCCACACTAACCGACTGCTGTGACGATGGGTAAGTTATTTCATCTCTCCAtatctcactttcctcatctctaaaagggAATATTGGAGTATTCCATAATGTCACAGTGAGAATGAAGGGATTCTTGTAAATTGGCTTGCAGTAACCATCGATTAGCCACCAGCCATCCTACTCCACATACCTTCTTTTCGCCTACTGCAGGGTGAAAGCACAAGTCTGTGCTTCCAGCCCTTTTCCATGAAAAATTCCAGAATTACAACCTGACATTCTAAAGAATCTCCAAAACGTCCCGCACGCGTTCTAGAGGCGTGAGCACAGGGATGGGACAGCCCACCCGGCGGCCGGTGCGCGAGCGCAGGCACACACGTACGTGTCTGTGGGCGTGTGTCTGCAGATCCGGCCAGAGTTCAGCGCGGGCTGGGGGCAGCGTCGCGTCGCTGGGGGGCGGGGCAGAGCCATTGTTCGCTCGCGGACCGAGTCCCTCTGGGccggtggggcagggtggggagggctTCCCCGGCCCCCAGCGCCCGAGCGCCCCACCGCGGGGGTGGCCACGTCTGCCCTCCCGCGCGCCTGGGGAACCCGAGGACGGGATGCAGTTGTGAGTAGGGGGCGGCACCGTGGCTGCCCCACTGTTTCCTGTGAAACTTCCCCAGTGCCCATTCCCCGTGTGCCCGGAGCCATCCTGGGCTTGGAGCCACCCCCAGTCCCCGAGCGGGTCCGCTCCCTCCGGCAGACGGAGAGCTCCCGAGAGCCGGCGAGGCCGCGGGGTGCCGGGCAGAAGCCCAGCGGCCGATGGAAGAGAAGccgagaaggagaaagggaggggagggaaagcgAGGAGCTCgcggcagagggaacagcagatTGCGCCGAGCCAATGGCAACGGCAGGACGAGGTGGCACCAAATTCCCTTCGGCCAATGACGCGCCAGAGTTTACAGAAGCCTCATTAGCATTTCCCCAGCGGCAGGGGCAGGCCGGCGGCGGCGTGGTGTTGGTGTCCGCAGCATCCCGGCGCCCGGGCTCTGGTCGCTGCACGCCTGGGATTtctgtctcctcccctcttccgCCCTCACCTCCGCGAGGGGCTGCCTCGACCAGTCAACTGTGCACTTTGCCCCTTGTTGGCAGCGGATAAAAGGTGTCTGGGGAAATACGGAACACGGTCACCCACTGCCAACTCTAGCCTTTAAATCCCCAGCTCCGGGAGATCCACGCACAGCAGGTCGGGCCCGAACACCCAGCACCGTTCCCGGCGGAGAGCCGCGGATCGCTGCTCACTAGCGGGCTCCGGAGCAGAAGTCCACCCCCTGTCCCTGCTGTCCCAAACTCCGCTCGGCAGCCTCAGTCCCGGGAAAGTGACCCCGGCATCCGAGAGCCAAGATGCCGGCCCACTTGCTGCAGGAGGAGGTGAGCTTCCCGGCGGTGGGTTCGCCCGCGCGGTTTAGGCTTCTAGGGGACTGGTCCGTAGCTGGAGAGAGTTGAGAGCTTCGGTAAGGACTTGGTCATCTTTTTCGAGTTCTA from Nycticebus coucang isolate mNycCou1 chromosome 3, mNycCou1.pri, whole genome shotgun sequence carries:
- the LOC128581116 gene encoding uncharacterized protein LOC128581116, giving the protein MRTHQESPETHQRDPSLLRPSEDSENMAPFELRNGPSPDTKWPRREHRDGTAHPAAGARAQAHTYVSVGVCLQIRPEFSAGWGQRRVAGGRGRAIVRSRTESLWAGGAGWGGLPRPPAPERPTAWGTRGRDAVVSRGRHRGCPTVSCETSPVPIPRVPGAILGLEPPPVPERVRSLRQTESSREPARPRGAGQKPSGRWKRSREGEREGRESEELAAEGTADCAEPMATAGRGGTKFPSANDAPEFTEASLAFPQRQGQAGGGVVLVSAASRRPGSGRCTPGISVSSPLPPSPPRGAASTSQLCTLPLVGSG